The stretch of DNA GGGGAATCGACTCCGGTCAGGGAGACTTCTCTGCGGAGTGATCGCCTCGGCTGTCCCTTCCCGTCGGCCAGGGAGACCCTGGCATGGCTGCGATCCCAGGTCGTGGCTTTCTAAGCTCCCTTCTCGGATCGAGTGAAACTGAAGCGGTATCCCGAAAGACCCGGAATAGGTCTGCAGGGACATATCCGTCCCCAAAACCGTCAGGTGAATTCCATGGGAACTAGCTCGGTCTTCCTTTTCCTGGGAGGCCTGGCCCTTGTCGGTGCCGGAATCGTCCTCGGATGGATCGGCAATATGCGCTTGGGGAGAAAGCACCTTAGCGCCGCGAAAGCCGAGGCCCAGGAAATCCTTCGTGAGAGCCGCCGCGAGGCGGACAAGCAGAAGAAACAGGCAATTCTCCAGGCGCGCGAGGAATGGCAGCAGACCCGGACGCGCCTGGAAGGCGACCTCAAGAACCGCGTACGAACCGTCCAAAAACAGCAACAAAGTCTTGAAGATCGGGATCGTAGCCTGCGGGAGAAGCAGGAGGAGCTCCGGCACCAGGGCGAGCGGCTCCGGGAGAGCGAGCAGCGGCTCCAGTCTCTCCAGGCCGAAACGGCCGAAAGCAAGGAGCGCTACCGGCGGCTGCGGGAGGAGACCAATCGCCGGCTCGAGCAAATCTCGGGGATGGGCACGGAAGAGGCGAAGAAGATGCTCCTCAGCAGCCTGAGGGCGGAGACGCGATTCGAAGCGGCGAGGGTCATCCGCGAAGTCAAGGACGAGGCCCAGAGAACGGCCGACGCCGAGGCGGGCAAGATCATCGCCCTGGCGATCGAGCGCCTCGCCTCCGAGGTCACCGCCTCCAAGAGCATTTCGAACATCCCGATTCCCAGCGCCAAGGTCAAGGGCCGGATCATCGGCTACGAGGGCAAGAACATCCGGGCCTTCGAGAAGGCGACGGGGGTTCAGCTCCTGATGGACGAGTCGCCCGAATCAATTGTCCTGTCCTGCTTCAACCCGATCAAGCGCGAGATCGCCCGGGTGGCCCTGGAAAGGCTCCTGAAGGACGGGAACATCCACCCGCGCCGGATCGAGGAGGTCGCCGAGAAATCGCGCAGGAAGGTCGAGGAGTCGATCGGCCGCGCCGGCGAGGAGACGATCAAGGAGCTGGGGATCAAGGGCATGCACCCCGAGATGGTGAGGATTCTGGGCCGCCTCAAATACCGCACCTCTTACGGGCAGAACGTGCTCGAGCACTCGATCGAGGTCGCCAAGCTCACGGCGATGATGGCCACCGAGCTGGGCATGGACTCCACCCTCGCCCTGAGGGCCGGCTTGCTCCATGACATCGGCAAGGCGATCGACTTCGAGCGGGAAGGGACCCATCCCGAGATCGGCGTGGATTTGGGGACCCGCTACAGCGAGCCCGAAGTGGTGATCAACGCGATCGCCTCGCATCACGACGACGTCGAAGTGACGTCTCCCATCTCGGTTCTGGTCGGCGCGGCCGACGCCATCTCGGGATCGCGCCCGGGCGCCCGCAGGAAGAGCCTGGTGGATTACGTGAAGCGGATCGAGAAGCTGGAGGGCATCGCCAACAGCTTCGAAGGGGTGGAGCAATGCTACGCGATCCAGGCGGGGCGCGAGATCCGCGTGATCGCCAAGGCGGAGAAGATCGACGACGCCCAGGTCTCGCTCCTGGCCAACGATCTGGCCCAACGGATCCAGAAGGAAATGGAGTATCCCGGACGCATCAAGGTCACGGTGATCCGCGAATGGCGGGCGAGCGAGGTGGCGCGCTAAAGGGCGCGCCCCCTCCTCGGTTCTGGTAACATTCGAGATTGGCCCCGCCGGCCAGCCGGCGCCGGGGTGAGGGTTGGGGCTCGCGGCGTCCGGCCGCGTGGGGGGAAGAGGGAATGTTCTCGTCGCGGTATCTGGAAAAAGCGGGCCTGGGGGAGATCGCGCGGAAAGTGGAGCGCGGCGAGAGGCTCAGCCGTGAGGACGGCATCGCGCTCTATGAGCATGCCGATCTGAACGCGGTCGGAATGCTGGCCAACCGGGTTCGCGAGCGGCTCAACGGGAACGTGGCCTACTACAACGTCAATCAACACATCAATCCGACGAACATCTGCGACAAGTTTTGCAAGTTCTGCGCCTTCTACCGCACCCCGAAGGACCACGACGCCTATGCTCTCAGCCTGGATCAGATCCGCGCCCGCGTGCGGGAGAAGGCGCACGAGCCGATCACCGAGATCCACATGGTGGGGGGGGTGAACCCCGACCTTCCCTTCGACTTCTACCTGGACATGATCCGCGCGGTTCACGACGAGCGGCCCGAAGTGCACGTCAAGGCGCTGACCATGGTCGAGGTGGCGGCCTTCAGCCGCCAGACCGGACGGAGCGTGGAGGCGATCATTCGCGATCTCAAAGACGCCGGCCTGGGGTCCTTCCCCGGCGGCGGCGCGGAGGTCATGAGCGCCCGCCTCCACCGGCTCCTGTTCCCCAAGAAGATCGATTTCCGCGGATGGCTCGACTGCGCCAAGACGGCCCACCGCCTGGGTCTGCGCAGCAACGCCACCATGCTCTACGGGCACGTCGAGACGATCGAGGAGAAGGTCGATCACCTCAGGCTCCTGCGTGACGCTCAGGACGAGACGGGAGGGTTCATGACCTTCATCCCGCTCGCGTTCCACCCGGAGAACACCAAGCTCTCCCACCTGAAGAAAGCCACGGCGGTCGAGGATCTCCGCAACGTCGCGCTGGCCCGCCTGATGCTGGACAATTTTCCGCACGTCAAGGCGTTCTGGATCATGATCACGCCCCGCGTGGCGCAGATCGCCCTCTCCTACGGCGCCGACGACATCGACGGCACCGTGACCACGGAGGAGATCGTGCACGCGGCCGGCGCGGAGACCTCGCAGAGTCTCAGCCGCGGCGATTTGGTCACGCTGATTCGCGAGGCGGGACGCGATCCCGTGGAGCGGGACACGCTCTACCGTCCCGTACCCATGCCGGGGTCCGCGGGCGCGGCGGCCGCTTCGCCTTCCTGAAGATGTCCTGCCGGGCCGGAAGAGCGCCGTCCTCTCCGGATGCGGACGCGGCCGTCCGGCCGGAACGAGAGGGCCATTTGCCGGCGCGGGAGATCGGATTCGGGGGCTGGGCCCCTTTCGTGTCGCTCAACGGGGAGATCGTCCCGGCGCTGGAAGCGAAGGTGTCGGTCTTCGACCGCGGCATTCTTCTCGGAGACGGGGTTTACGAGACGGTTCGAGCCCGAAACGGCAAGCTCTTCCGCTGGCCGGCGCATCGAGAGCGGCTGGTCCGGTCGCTTCGATCCGCCCGGATTCCTCTGGGCCCTCCGCCGGAGATCGACGCCGCGATCACCGGCTGCCTGCGCGCCAATCGCTTGAGCGACGCCCGCCTCCGCATCACCATCACGCGCGGGGTGGGAGGGCCGGGCTTCGATCTCGCGGAAGGCTCGGCCCCGAACGTGATCGTCGCCGCCAGCCCCTGGAGGCCTCTGCCGGAGGAGAAGTATCGAAACGGAGTCAAGGCGATCGTCTCGAGGATCCGGCAGACCGCCATCGAAAGTCTCGATCCCGCCCTGAAATCGATCAGCCGGATTCATTTGGCGCTCGCCCGGATGGAGGCGGTCGATCAGGGAGCCCACGAGGCGCTGCTCCTGGGAAGCGGGGGAGAGATCCGGGAGGGGACGTCGAGCAATGTCTTCCTGTGGCAGGCGGGACGGCTTCGAACCCCCGCCGTCGCCTGCGGCGTCCTTGAAGGGATCACGCGCGAGCTGGTGCTCGAGATCGCGCGGGCCGAGGGGATCGCCTGCGAGGAGACCCGACTGGAGCGGCCGGATCTGGCGTCGGCGGAGGAAATCTTCTTCACGAACACGTCCTGGGGAGCGCTGCCGGTCACGCGTCTCGACGGGGAAGCGGTGGGTTCCGGGGTACCCGGGCCGCTGGCGCGACAGGTGATGGAGAGAATCTCGCTACGCGTGGAAGAGGAGTGCCGGTGAGGTTCCCGGACGGCGCTTTTCCGGCGATTCGCACCGTCGACCGGGAGATCGATCCTCTGGAGCTTCTCGGGAGGGTGATCCGCGACCCTTACCCGGCGCTCCTGCTCAGCGGCCGGAGGGAGGAGGATGCGGGCCGCTTCTCGCTGGTCGCGAGCGATCCCTTCCAGATCCTCCGCTTCCGCGGCTCTCGCGGGATTCTCCAATCGAAGCGGCATGAGACGCCGCTCGCGGGAGACCCCTTCGAGGCGCTCCGGCGCAGCCTCGAGGCCTGCCGCCTCCGCGGGATTCCGGGGATTCCTTTCTCGGGCGGGGCCATCGGCTATCTGGGCTATTCCCTGGGGCGGGCGGGCTCGCACGGCCCCGGGCGCCGGCGGCTCTCTCCCTGGCCCGATCTGCACCTGGCCTTTTACGATCGCGCTTTCGTCGTGGATCACGAGCGCCGATGCACCCACTTGGTGGCCACCGGCCTGCCGGAGCGCGCCGCGGAGCGCCGCAGGGAAAAACGGTCCCTCGATCTGATCCGCCTGCAGGAGACTCTGGCCGCCCGGCCAGATCAGGAGATCCCCTGCCGCAACTCCGAATGCTCCGAGCCTCTCTTCCACACCACCCGCTCCGAATACCTGCGCGCCATCCGCCGGGCCCAGGATTACCTGGACGCCGGGGAGATCTACCAGGTGAATCTCTCCCATCGCATCACCGTGAACGGGGCATGGTCCTCCCGGTCCCTCTTCCGACGATTGACCCAGCGGCACCCCGCCTGCTTCAGCGCCTACCTTCCCCTGCGCGATCACGAAGTGCTCTGCGCCTCCCCCGAGCGGCTCGTCAGCCTGCGCGGGGAGCGGGCCGAAACGCGTCCCATCAAAGGGACGCGGGCGCGCCACGCCGATCCTCTCGAGGATCGGCGCGCGGCGGCGGAGCTCGAGGCCGGGGCCAAGGAGCGCTCGGAGAACCTCATGATCGTGGATCTGGCGCGCAACGATCTCGGGAAGGTCTGCGTGCCCGGAAGCGTGGGCGTCGATCGGCTCTGCCGCGTCGAGACGCTTCCTTCGGTGCACCATCTCGTTTCGACGGTCTCCGGGCGGCTGAGACCGGATTGCGACGGCATCGATCTGGTCCAGGCGCTCTTCCCCGGAGGCTCGATGACGGGCGCTCCGAAGATTCGGGCCATGGAGATCATCGACGATCTGGAGGGGGGCGACCGGGGAATCTACTCCGGGTCGCTCGGCTACTTTTCATTCGACGGCGATCTCGATTTGAACATCGTCATTAGGAGTCTCGTGCTCTCCCCGGGATCGGCGCAGCTTCACGTGGGAGGTGCCATTCTCAGTGAGTCGAACCCGGATCAGGAGTATCAGGAGACCCTGGACAAAGCCCGCCCGATCCTCGAGGCGCTGCGGCCGTGAGGGAGGACAGAAAGACGTTGCCTGAAAGAGAGATCAAGGGACTGCTGATCGACGTCGACGGCGTCATCTACGACGACGGGCGGGTGATTCCCGACTCGGTGTACGCGATTCAATGGCTGCAAAAGCGCGAGATTCCGTTCCGCTTCGCCACCAACGCCACGGCGCGGAGCCGGCGGACCCTGGTGAAGCGGCTCGCGGGTCTTGGAATCGAGGTGGGGGAGGAGCAGGTCGTCAACACGCCCTACGTCGCGGCGATGGAGCTGCGCAAGCGCCCCGGCGTCAAATGCCTGTTTCTGGTCCAGGACGACGCCCGCAGGGAGTTCGAAGGGATCCTGTCGGTGGACCGGAATCCCGACGTCGTCGTGGTGGGCGATCTGGCCGCGGGATTCGACTACGCCACCCTGAACCGCGCCTTCCAGGCCCTCCTGGGGGGGGCGGATCTCCTCGCGCTCCAGAAGAACCGGTACTGGAAGGTCGAGGACGAGCTGGTCTTGGACGCCGGGGCCTACGTCGCCGCGCTCGAGTACGCCACGGGCAAGCAGGCCTCCCTGGTCGGGAAGCCCTCCGCGGCTTTCTTCCGGATTGCGCTCGACGGTCTCGGGGTTCCCCCCGGCCAGGTGGCCATGGTCGGTGACGACGTGGAGAACGACGTCCAGGGTGCCCAGGAGGCGGGCCTGGCGGGAATCCTGGTCCAGACGGGGAAGTACCGCAAGGATCTCGTCGAGCGATCCGGGGTGAAGCCCGATCTCGTGGTGCGCGATCTGGGCGATCTGGCGTCGCGTTTCTGATGGTCGCCCCTCCGCTTCCTTCGCGCCCCGAACCTTCGCCCCTCCCCTGCGCCGCCTCCGTCCATTTCGGCGCGGGCTTCCTCCTGCGGCGGATTCTCGTGGCGGGAGGCTGGATCCTGCTGCCGGCGCTGCTGGTCCTCGGAGCGCGGCACCGGAGCGTGCTGGATTTCGTCTCGGCCGCGTTCCTGGCCGCGGCCCTCTGGCCGATGACGACGCGCTCGGGGGAAATCCTCTGGAGCCGGCCGGGGATCTCTGTGCGCCGCTATTTCCGTTACGTGCCACTCGCCCCGGACCGGATCGATGCCGCCGTCGTCACTCCTCCCGTCTTTCGACGGCAATCGCTCGTGCTCCGCCTGCGCCGTCCCCTGCACCTTTCCCGCTACGTCTATTGCCGGCTCTCTCCCGCTTCGATCTGCGACGCTTGGGCGCTGGTTCACCAAAAGGAGTGGGAGCGGCCGGGAGGACGATCGTGAGCGGTCCGACAGCCGCGGCGATCCCGGAGGAGGCGCTGCGGGCCCGGCGGGCGCAGCTGGCGGTCGATCTCACCTGCTCTTTGATCGCCCAGAGCCGCGATCTGAGCCTCGCCGAGGCGCTCGGCATGATGGCGGACGCCCGGCGGATCGTGCTCGGATTGTTCCCCGACAAGGAATCGACCTTCAATCTGATCTACCGGCCGCGCTTCCATCGGCTCCTCAGGGAGCGACTCGGCCTTTCCGAGGAAGAAATCGGCGCGCTTGGCTGAGAGGAATCGTGGACACGCCCGCCATCGTTTTCCTCGCCACCGCCGGGACCGCCGCGGCGATTCACTCCCTAGTCCCCGACCACTGGCTGCCGTTTGTCCTGATGGGGAGGAGCCGGGCCTGGCCGATCTCGAAAACGCTCACGCTGGCGGCGGTCGCGGGGCTGCTACACGTCTGTCTGGCCGTGCTGCTGGGAATCCTGTCCTATTTTCTCGCGAGACAAGGGGCGAGAACGGCGGCCCAGAATCTTCGCGAGACGCTGGAAGTCCTGTCCCCCTTGTTGCTGTCGTGCTTCGGAATCTTGTACGGCGTCTATTCATGGCGCCGGGAGAACCGGCACCATCCTGCGGCCGGCTCGGCCCGTGAAGGGGCCGGCCCCGACGATTCTCACCATCACCACGGCCACCTCCTGGAGCGCTGGTTCGGCGGCGGAAGCGGCTGGTCGCTGGTGGTCGTCATCGGGGTGAGTCCCTGCGCCCTCGCGCTGCCCGTGCTCCTGGCGGGCGCGGCGAAACTGGGCCTGACCGGCGTGGTCCTCGTCGCCGGCGGATTCGGAGCCGTGACCATGATCACGACGCTGGGAGTCACCCTCCTGGGATCGATCAGCGCGCGCAAGGTCGATTTCCCCTTCCTGACGCGCTACGGCGATCTGATCACCGGGATCTTGATCGGCGCCACGGGCGCCTTCCTCTTCCTATGGGAATTGACCCGGTGAAGGACGCGGGAGCGTTCTTGGCGCTCGCGGCGGCGACGGGGCTGGCGGTCGCGGGGTGCGGCCGGACGCACCACGTCGAAATGCTCAAGAGCGGTCCTCCCCGCACCGGTCCCGCTCCGCTCACGGTCCGGGCCGATCTTCCCGCCGGCAATCTCCGCCTGTCGGCCGGCAGCCCGAATCGGCTCTACGACCTGGCCTTCAGCTATTGCTCGAGCCATTTCCGCGCGGCGGA from Candidatus Polarisedimenticolia bacterium encodes:
- the rny gene encoding ribonuclease Y, with product MGTSSVFLFLGGLALVGAGIVLGWIGNMRLGRKHLSAAKAEAQEILRESRREADKQKKQAILQAREEWQQTRTRLEGDLKNRVRTVQKQQQSLEDRDRSLREKQEELRHQGERLRESEQRLQSLQAETAESKERYRRLREETNRRLEQISGMGTEEAKKMLLSSLRAETRFEAARVIREVKDEAQRTADAEAGKIIALAIERLASEVTASKSISNIPIPSAKVKGRIIGYEGKNIRAFEKATGVQLLMDESPESIVLSCFNPIKREIARVALERLLKDGNIHPRRIEEVAEKSRRKVEESIGRAGEETIKELGIKGMHPEMVRILGRLKYRTSYGQNVLEHSIEVAKLTAMMATELGMDSTLALRAGLLHDIGKAIDFEREGTHPEIGVDLGTRYSEPEVVINAIASHHDDVEVTSPISVLVGAADAISGSRPGARRKSLVDYVKRIEKLEGIANSFEGVEQCYAIQAGREIRVIAKAEKIDDAQVSLLANDLAQRIQKEMEYPGRIKVTVIREWRASEVAR
- the mqnE gene encoding aminofutalosine synthase MqnE, which translates into the protein MFSSRYLEKAGLGEIARKVERGERLSREDGIALYEHADLNAVGMLANRVRERLNGNVAYYNVNQHINPTNICDKFCKFCAFYRTPKDHDAYALSLDQIRARVREKAHEPITEIHMVGGVNPDLPFDFYLDMIRAVHDERPEVHVKALTMVEVAAFSRQTGRSVEAIIRDLKDAGLGSFPGGGAEVMSARLHRLLFPKKIDFRGWLDCAKTAHRLGLRSNATMLYGHVETIEEKVDHLRLLRDAQDETGGFMTFIPLAFHPENTKLSHLKKATAVEDLRNVALARLMLDNFPHVKAFWIMITPRVAQIALSYGADDIDGTVTTEEIVHAAGAETSQSLSRGDLVTLIREAGRDPVERDTLYRPVPMPGSAGAAAASPS
- a CDS encoding TIGR01458 family HAD-type hydrolase produces the protein MPEREIKGLLIDVDGVIYDDGRVIPDSVYAIQWLQKREIPFRFATNATARSRRTLVKRLAGLGIEVGEEQVVNTPYVAAMELRKRPGVKCLFLVQDDARREFEGILSVDRNPDVVVVGDLAAGFDYATLNRAFQALLGGADLLALQKNRYWKVEDELVLDAGAYVAALEYATGKQASLVGKPSAAFFRIALDGLGVPPGQVAMVGDDVENDVQGAQEAGLAGILVQTGKYRKDLVERSGVKPDLVVRDLGDLASRF
- a CDS encoding aminotransferase class IV, translating into MPAREIGFGGWAPFVSLNGEIVPALEAKVSVFDRGILLGDGVYETVRARNGKLFRWPAHRERLVRSLRSARIPLGPPPEIDAAITGCLRANRLSDARLRITITRGVGGPGFDLAEGSAPNVIVAASPWRPLPEEKYRNGVKAIVSRIRQTAIESLDPALKSISRIHLALARMEAVDQGAHEALLLGSGGEIREGTSSNVFLWQAGRLRTPAVACGVLEGITRELVLEIARAEGIACEETRLERPDLASAEEIFFTNTSWGALPVTRLDGEAVGSGVPGPLARQVMERISLRVEEECR
- the pabB gene encoding aminodeoxychorismate synthase component I, which codes for MRFPDGAFPAIRTVDREIDPLELLGRVIRDPYPALLLSGRREEDAGRFSLVASDPFQILRFRGSRGILQSKRHETPLAGDPFEALRRSLEACRLRGIPGIPFSGGAIGYLGYSLGRAGSHGPGRRRLSPWPDLHLAFYDRAFVVDHERRCTHLVATGLPERAAERRREKRSLDLIRLQETLAARPDQEIPCRNSECSEPLFHTTRSEYLRAIRRAQDYLDAGEIYQVNLSHRITVNGAWSSRSLFRRLTQRHPACFSAYLPLRDHEVLCASPERLVSLRGERAETRPIKGTRARHADPLEDRRAAAELEAGAKERSENLMIVDLARNDLGKVCVPGSVGVDRLCRVETLPSVHHLVSTVSGRLRPDCDGIDLVQALFPGGSMTGAPKIRAMEIIDDLEGGDRGIYSGSLGYFSFDGDLDLNIVIRSLVLSPGSAQLHVGGAILSESNPDQEYQETLDKARPILEALRP